The sequence GGATGATCTCGGCGCCGTTTTTCTTCATCTCTGCCGGCGCATATTCCACATTGCCACCGGGACAACCCCCGCAAGTGGTATAGCCAACCAACTCGACTTCTTCGCCCTTGTACCGAGCAAAGGCACCTTCGCGGTTGCGCAAGGCACGCAGGCACTTGCCTCCAGCGCAGTTGTGATAGCGGTTGCAGATAATGATGCCGACTCTTTTCACGTGTACCTTGCCTCCCTGGTTGGTTTGTGGTGGCGCTAGGCGCCGCCTGTTCCGGCCCTGCCAACAGCTCCGCTCTTGGCTCGTTCTTGATGGTAATCGCCCTGACCCCGTTCCATATGTTGCTCGTATTCGGCGAGGATATGGTCAATCACCTGCCGGGTGTCCAGCAGGTCGCGTGTCCAGCCAGCAAGAACCTGGTTGCCCAGTTCCGTAAGGTGGTAGACGCGTCGAGGTGGACCCTGTGCTCCTTCTGCCTGCCTGGCTGATCTGAGCCAGCCCCTCTCTTCCATCTCGCGCAGAACGCGGTAGATGGCGCTGGGGTCCATGTTGGCCAAGTC is a genomic window of Chloroflexi bacterium ADurb.Bin180 containing:
- a CDS encoding Transcriptional regulator PadR-like family protein translates to MQAGHRGRGWRWRGSARQTVRFVEPALLLLLHYGPAHGYTLIERLGEFDLANMDPSAIYRVLREMEERGWLRSARQAEGAQGPPRRVYHLTELGNQVLAGWTRDLLDTRQVIDHILAEYEQHMERGQGDYHQERAKSGAVGRAGTGGA